One Salmo trutta chromosome 19, fSalTru1.1, whole genome shotgun sequence genomic window carries:
- the LOC115154155 gene encoding uncharacterized protein LOC115154155 isoform X1 gives MTVQLLIGLASYGMMVNWLIFKRNSTEKLLFSRCPLQLVILLLTLCTTTNSGRPNVPGESIWAILNKPIQFSGSGIPLKLIKTVEWRHKSGNSQTFCLDHKMDGNITKIYPACNGAAHFLSHNKTFVLDSVRAEDEGVYEERVIYKNNTLVSLNISLSIISPPSTLHISVNFSHTLLTMTCEVKGSNLSYWWLKDDQPFLKDSRWLLGERNQTLQVNNLTKADCGKYICLVANKAGQSRGHFQLTDNQSSVCKDGIVRATLPIGQREFLIMVILGICIFGLLIIIACIRRYHQEIRKHLAGLCNKEQHPVRNRRGRRRDRDTPVTENHVYDEIGDEQEQLEQEEVIPLPYIYTDFLPNRKRAEPLEDFGYSTIGPASLSGVTVIEASEQGLECRSLVETA, from the exons ATGACAGTTCAACTTTTGATCGGTCTGGCAAGCTATGGCATGATGGTAAACTGGTTGATTTTTAAGAGAAATTCCACAGAAAAACTGTTATTCTCAAGATGTCCCCTCCAACTGGTTATTCTCCTATTGACCTTGTGCACCACAACAAATTCAG GCAGGCCCAATGTCCCAGGAGAAAGTATATGGGCTATATTAAACAAACCCATACAGTTTTCTGGATCCGGCATACCCTTGAAACTAATCAAAACAGTGGAATGGCGTCACAAAAGTGGAAACTCACAGACATTCTGTCTTGACCATAAAATGGATGGGAACATCACCAAAATATACCCTGCATGCAATGGCGCTGCACACTTCCTTTCCCACAATAAAACCTTTGTTCTAGACTCAGTGAGGGCAGAGGATGAAGGTGTCTATGAAGAAAGAGTGATTTATAAGAATAACACTCTGGTCTCATTAAATATATCACTGTCAATCATTT CTCCTCCCTCCACTCTGCACATCAGTGTAAACTTCTCCCACACGCTGCTAACAATGACTTGTGAGGTCAAGGGGTCAAACCTCTCCTATTGGTGGCTGAAGGATGACCAGCCCTTCCTCAAAGATTCCAGATGGTTATTGGGTGAGAGAAACCAAACCTTACAGGTGAACAACCTGACCAAGGCTGACTGTGGGAAATACATCTGCTTGGTGGCCAACAAGGCAGGCCAGTCACGGGGCCACTTCCAACTCACAG ATAACCAATCCTCTGTGTGTAAGGATGGAATTGTCCGAGCCACACTGCCGATAGGCCAGAGAGAATTTCTAATCATGGTAATATTGGGCATCTGCATATTCGGCCTGCTCATCATCATTGCCTGCATCAGGAGATATCACCAGG AAATACGGAAGCATCTGGCAG GACTTTGCAACAAGGAGCAGCATCCTGTCAGAAACAGGAGAG gaaggagaagagacagagacacccCCGTGACCGAAAATCATGTGTatgatgagattggagatgaACAG GAGCAGCTTGAACAAGAGGAGGTGATCCCATTGCCATACATCTACACAGACTTCCTTCCAAACAGAAAACGAGCAGAGCCCCTAGAGGACTTTGGGTACTCCACCATCGGGCCAGCTAGCCTAAGTGGAGTCACAGTGATCGAGGCAAGCGAACAAGGTCTTGAATGTAGGTCCCTAGTGGAGACAGCGTAG
- the LOC115154155 gene encoding leucine-rich repeats and immunoglobulin-like domains protein 2 isoform X4 codes for MDGNITKIYPACNGAAHFLSHNKTFVLDSVRAEDEGVYEERVIYKNNTLVSLNISLSIISPPSTLHISVNFSHTLLTMTCEVKGSNLSYWWLKDDQPFLKDSRWLLGERNQTLQVNNLTKADCGKYICLVANKAGQSRGHFQLTDNQSSVCKDGIVRATLPIGQREFLIMVILGICIFGLLIIIACIRRYHQEIRKHLAGLCNKEQHPVRNRRGRRRDRDTPVTENHVYDEIGDEQEQLEQEEVIPLPYIYTDFLPNRKRAEPLEDFGYSTIGPASLSGVTVIEASEQGLECRSLVETA; via the exons ATGGATGGGAACATCACCAAAATATACCCTGCATGCAATGGCGCTGCACACTTCCTTTCCCACAATAAAACCTTTGTTCTAGACTCAGTGAGGGCAGAGGATGAAGGTGTCTATGAAGAAAGAGTGATTTATAAGAATAACACTCTGGTCTCATTAAATATATCACTGTCAATCATTT CTCCTCCCTCCACTCTGCACATCAGTGTAAACTTCTCCCACACGCTGCTAACAATGACTTGTGAGGTCAAGGGGTCAAACCTCTCCTATTGGTGGCTGAAGGATGACCAGCCCTTCCTCAAAGATTCCAGATGGTTATTGGGTGAGAGAAACCAAACCTTACAGGTGAACAACCTGACCAAGGCTGACTGTGGGAAATACATCTGCTTGGTGGCCAACAAGGCAGGCCAGTCACGGGGCCACTTCCAACTCACAG ATAACCAATCCTCTGTGTGTAAGGATGGAATTGTCCGAGCCACACTGCCGATAGGCCAGAGAGAATTTCTAATCATGGTAATATTGGGCATCTGCATATTCGGCCTGCTCATCATCATTGCCTGCATCAGGAGATATCACCAGG AAATACGGAAGCATCTGGCAG GACTTTGCAACAAGGAGCAGCATCCTGTCAGAAACAGGAGAG gaaggagaagagacagagacacccCCGTGACCGAAAATCATGTGTatgatgagattggagatgaACAG GAGCAGCTTGAACAAGAGGAGGTGATCCCATTGCCATACATCTACACAGACTTCCTTCCAAACAGAAAACGAGCAGAGCCCCTAGAGGACTTTGGGTACTCCACCATCGGGCCAGCTAGCCTAAGTGGAGTCACAGTGATCGAGGCAAGCGAACAAGGTCTTGAATGTAGGTCCCTAGTGGAGACAGCGTAG
- the LOC115154155 gene encoding leucine-rich repeats and immunoglobulin-like domains protein 2 isoform X3, whose protein sequence is MTVQLLIGLASYGMMVNWLIFKRNSTEKLLFSRCPLQLVILLLTLCTTTNSGRPNVPGESIWAILNKPIQFSGSGIPLKLIKTVEWRHKSGNSQTFCLDHKMDGNITKIYPACNGAAHFLSHNKTFVLDSVRAEDEGVYEERVIYKNNTLVSLNISLSIISPPSTLHISVNFSHTLLTMTCEVKGSNLSYWWLKDDQPFLKDSRWLLGERNQTLQVNNLTKADCGKYICLVANKAGQSRGHFQLTDNQSSVCKDGIVRATLPIGQREFLIMVILGICIFGLLIIIACIRRYHQGRNTEASGRTLQQGAASCQKQERKEKRQRHPRDRKSCV, encoded by the exons ATGACAGTTCAACTTTTGATCGGTCTGGCAAGCTATGGCATGATGGTAAACTGGTTGATTTTTAAGAGAAATTCCACAGAAAAACTGTTATTCTCAAGATGTCCCCTCCAACTGGTTATTCTCCTATTGACCTTGTGCACCACAACAAATTCAG GCAGGCCCAATGTCCCAGGAGAAAGTATATGGGCTATATTAAACAAACCCATACAGTTTTCTGGATCCGGCATACCCTTGAAACTAATCAAAACAGTGGAATGGCGTCACAAAAGTGGAAACTCACAGACATTCTGTCTTGACCATAAAATGGATGGGAACATCACCAAAATATACCCTGCATGCAATGGCGCTGCACACTTCCTTTCCCACAATAAAACCTTTGTTCTAGACTCAGTGAGGGCAGAGGATGAAGGTGTCTATGAAGAAAGAGTGATTTATAAGAATAACACTCTGGTCTCATTAAATATATCACTGTCAATCATTT CTCCTCCCTCCACTCTGCACATCAGTGTAAACTTCTCCCACACGCTGCTAACAATGACTTGTGAGGTCAAGGGGTCAAACCTCTCCTATTGGTGGCTGAAGGATGACCAGCCCTTCCTCAAAGATTCCAGATGGTTATTGGGTGAGAGAAACCAAACCTTACAGGTGAACAACCTGACCAAGGCTGACTGTGGGAAATACATCTGCTTGGTGGCCAACAAGGCAGGCCAGTCACGGGGCCACTTCCAACTCACAG ATAACCAATCCTCTGTGTGTAAGGATGGAATTGTCCGAGCCACACTGCCGATAGGCCAGAGAGAATTTCTAATCATGGTAATATTGGGCATCTGCATATTCGGCCTGCTCATCATCATTGCCTGCATCAGGAGATATCACCAGG GTAGAAATACGGAAGCATCTGGCAG GACTTTGCAACAAGGAGCAGCATCCTGTCAGAAACAGGAGAG gaaggagaagagacagagacacccCCGTGACCGAAAATCATGTGTatga
- the LOC115154155 gene encoding leucine-rich repeats and immunoglobulin-like domains protein 2 isoform X2, with the protein MTVQLLIGLASYGMMVNWLIFKRNSTEKLLFSRCPLQLVILLLTLCTTTNSGRPNVPGESIWAILNKPIQFSGSGIPLKLIKTVEWRHKSGNSQTFCLDHKMDGNITKIYPACNGAAHFLSHNKTFVLDSVRAEDEGVYEERVIYKNNTLVSLNISLSIISPPSTLHISVNFSHTLLTMTCEVKGSNLSYWWLKDDQPFLKDSRWLLGERNQTLQVNNLTKADCGKYICLVANKAGQSRGHFQLTDNQSSVCKDGIVRATLPIGQREFLIMVILGICIFGLLIIIACIRRYHQGRNTEASGRTLQQGAASCQKQERYKQHNLKKASVLGMIKYHHYIILLL; encoded by the exons ATGACAGTTCAACTTTTGATCGGTCTGGCAAGCTATGGCATGATGGTAAACTGGTTGATTTTTAAGAGAAATTCCACAGAAAAACTGTTATTCTCAAGATGTCCCCTCCAACTGGTTATTCTCCTATTGACCTTGTGCACCACAACAAATTCAG GCAGGCCCAATGTCCCAGGAGAAAGTATATGGGCTATATTAAACAAACCCATACAGTTTTCTGGATCCGGCATACCCTTGAAACTAATCAAAACAGTGGAATGGCGTCACAAAAGTGGAAACTCACAGACATTCTGTCTTGACCATAAAATGGATGGGAACATCACCAAAATATACCCTGCATGCAATGGCGCTGCACACTTCCTTTCCCACAATAAAACCTTTGTTCTAGACTCAGTGAGGGCAGAGGATGAAGGTGTCTATGAAGAAAGAGTGATTTATAAGAATAACACTCTGGTCTCATTAAATATATCACTGTCAATCATTT CTCCTCCCTCCACTCTGCACATCAGTGTAAACTTCTCCCACACGCTGCTAACAATGACTTGTGAGGTCAAGGGGTCAAACCTCTCCTATTGGTGGCTGAAGGATGACCAGCCCTTCCTCAAAGATTCCAGATGGTTATTGGGTGAGAGAAACCAAACCTTACAGGTGAACAACCTGACCAAGGCTGACTGTGGGAAATACATCTGCTTGGTGGCCAACAAGGCAGGCCAGTCACGGGGCCACTTCCAACTCACAG ATAACCAATCCTCTGTGTGTAAGGATGGAATTGTCCGAGCCACACTGCCGATAGGCCAGAGAGAATTTCTAATCATGGTAATATTGGGCATCTGCATATTCGGCCTGCTCATCATCATTGCCTGCATCAGGAGATATCACCAGG GTAGAAATACGGAAGCATCTGGCAG GACTTTGCAACAAGGAGCAGCATCCTGTCAGAAACAGGAGAGGTACAAACAGCATAACTTAAAGAAAGCATCTGTTTTAGGAATGATCAAATATcatcactatattatactacTATTGTAA